From Selenomonas sp. AB3002, one genomic window encodes:
- a CDS encoding insulinase family protein: MNINDVVSGFRLLRKTSIKEVSSEAYVFEHEKSGARLFFLQNDDDNKVFSIAFRTPPVDDTGVAHIVEHSVLCGSRKYPLKEPFVELVKGSLNTFLNAMTYPDKTIYPVASRNDKDFQNLMDVYLDAVFYPQMRENPQVLMQEGWHYEIESPEEPLRYSGVVYNEMKGALSSPDDLLESRIMNSLYPDTTYGWESGGDPEHIPELTQEMFTEFHGKYYHPSNSYIYLYGDMDIEEKLAYLDREYLSHYDRIPVPSVIEKQELFTEMKRRTESYPVGTEESTEEKTFLSLNWLMGDSLDTETIMGLEILNHALLKTPAAPLRKALIDAELGSDVDSSFEESVLQPFLSIVVANSEADRADKFYQLTMDTLKKLVEEGLDKTLLEASINLLEFRLREADFGSAPKGLIYGIAAMKTWLYDGQPEDALYYEKLLARMKEGLEGRYFEELIQKFFLDNNHVTMVTLTPSKTLAAEREAAQEKLLAEKKAQMSEQQIKEIIEACKALKERQQAEDSPEALAYIPVLDVADIRKEAYELPVVEKELMGTKVLHSKVDTHGIGYLNLYFDAGCVSQEHLPYLYLLAELMGEVDTAEHSYAELANLKNLHTGGISYDVVSYTRKGEPDSCQPKFRIKAKALVKKLPHLCQLLQEIITRSVFTDAKRIRELLLQVQTEVELSLQRSAHQVVSGRIAAYLTPAGAYADQGGLPFYHFVKDFLADFDNHFAKLPEIFGEVLRQVFNQKDLLVSITVPEADYRSFEAAFAPLRQSLSRLTFPKQRYRWKLARRNEGLTSSSRVQYVGKGANFLKLGYKYTGSMRVLETLLRYDYFWTKIRVQGGAYGAFTSFNRNGMMNFGSYRDPNLKETIEVFDSTADYLENFAASDREMTKAIIGTISGVDTPLTPQMKGEMADNCYLRGISYLDRQQMRTEILTTRQGDIKALAPLVRACMKENVLCVFGGEQKIKENKKLFGAVAPAL, encoded by the coding sequence TTGAATATAAATGATGTAGTCAGCGGCTTCAGGCTGCTGAGGAAAACTTCCATCAAAGAGGTCAGCTCCGAGGCCTATGTCTTTGAGCATGAGAAGAGCGGCGCCCGGCTGTTTTTCTTGCAGAACGATGATGACAACAAGGTCTTCTCCATCGCTTTCCGTACGCCGCCGGTGGATGATACGGGTGTGGCCCATATTGTGGAGCACTCCGTGCTCTGCGGCTCCCGCAAGTATCCCTTGAAGGAGCCCTTTGTGGAACTGGTGAAGGGCTCTCTCAATACCTTCCTCAATGCCATGACCTATCCGGACAAGACCATCTATCCTGTGGCCAGCCGCAATGACAAGGATTTCCAGAACCTCATGGACGTGTACCTTGATGCGGTCTTCTATCCCCAGATGCGGGAAAATCCCCAGGTGCTCATGCAGGAGGGCTGGCACTATGAGATAGAGTCCCCGGAGGAGCCACTGCGCTACAGCGGCGTGGTTTACAATGAGATGAAGGGGGCCCTGTCCTCTCCTGATGATCTGCTGGAGAGCCGCATCATGAACTCCCTTTATCCCGATACCACCTACGGCTGGGAGTCCGGCGGTGATCCTGAGCATATCCCCGAGCTGACTCAGGAAATGTTCACCGAGTTCCACGGCAAGTATTACCATCCTTCCAACAGCTATATCTATCTCTATGGCGATATGGATATAGAAGAGAAGCTGGCTTATCTGGACAGGGAATATCTGTCCCATTACGACCGCATTCCCGTGCCTTCTGTCATTGAGAAGCAGGAACTCTTCACGGAGATGAAGCGCCGCACTGAGTCATACCCTGTGGGTACTGAGGAGAGCACGGAGGAAAAGACCTTCCTCTCCCTGAACTGGCTCATGGGTGATTCCCTAGACACGGAAACTATCATGGGACTGGAAATCCTCAACCATGCCCTCTTGAAGACACCGGCTGCTCCTTTGCGGAAAGCTTTGATTGATGCAGAGCTGGGCAGCGATGTGGACTCCAGCTTCGAGGAAAGCGTGCTGCAGCCTTTCCTGAGCATTGTGGTGGCCAATTCCGAGGCTGACAGGGCGGATAAGTTCTATCAGCTGACCATGGATACTCTGAAGAAGCTGGTGGAGGAGGGGCTGGACAAGACCCTGTTGGAAGCTTCCATCAACCTGTTGGAATTTCGCCTGCGTGAGGCTGACTTCGGCTCTGCCCCCAAGGGTTTGATTTACGGCATTGCCGCCATGAAGACCTGGCTTTACGATGGGCAGCCTGAGGATGCCCTTTACTATGAGAAACTGCTGGCCCGCATGAAAGAAGGACTGGAGGGCAGGTATTTTGAGGAGCTTATCCAGAAGTTCTTCCTGGACAACAACCATGTGACCATGGTGACCCTGACCCCCAGCAAGACCCTGGCAGCAGAGCGGGAAGCTGCCCAGGAAAAGCTGCTGGCTGAGAAGAAAGCGCAGATGTCTGAGCAGCAGATAAAGGAAATCATCGAGGCCTGCAAGGCGCTGAAGGAGCGACAGCAGGCAGAGGACAGCCCCGAAGCCCTGGCTTACATTCCCGTGCTGGATGTGGCAGATATCCGCAAGGAAGCCTATGAGCTGCCTGTGGTGGAAAAAGAGCTCATGGGGACGAAGGTGCTCCACAGCAAGGTGGACACCCACGGCATTGGCTACCTGAACCTTTACTTTGATGCAGGCTGCGTGTCCCAGGAGCATCTGCCTTATCTCTACCTGCTGGCAGAGCTTATGGGTGAAGTGGATACGGCAGAGCACAGCTATGCAGAACTGGCCAACCTCAAGAATCTCCACACCGGCGGCATCAGCTATGATGTGGTGTCCTATACCCGCAAGGGTGAGCCGGATTCCTGCCAGCCCAAGTTCCGCATCAAGGCCAAGGCCCTGGTGAAGAAGCTGCCTCACCTCTGCCAGCTGCTGCAGGAAATCATTACCCGCAGTGTCTTTACGGATGCCAAGCGCATCAGGGAACTTCTGCTGCAGGTGCAGACAGAAGTGGAGCTGAGCCTGCAGCGCTCTGCCCATCAGGTGGTGTCCGGACGCATTGCCGCCTATCTCACCCCTGCGGGGGCTTATGCTGACCAGGGGGGCCTGCCCTTCTATCATTTTGTGAAGGACTTCCTGGCAGACTTTGACAATCATTTTGCCAAGCTCCCGGAGATTTTTGGCGAGGTGCTGCGCCAGGTCTTCAACCAGAAGGACCTTTTGGTGAGTATCACGGTGCCGGAGGCGGATTACAGGAGCTTTGAAGCTGCCTTTGCCCCCCTGCGCCAGTCACTTTCACGCCTGACTTTCCCCAAGCAGCGCTATCGCTGGAAGCTGGCCCGCCGCAATGAGGGGCTTACCTCCTCCAGCCGGGTGCAGTATGTGGGCAAGGGGGCTAACTTCCTGAAACTGGGCTACAAGTACACCGGCTCCATGCGGGTGCTGGAAACCCTGCTGCGCTATGATTACTTCTGGACCAAGATCCGCGTGCAGGGCGGTGCCTACGGTGCTTTCACCAGCTTCAACCGCAACGGCATGATGAACTTCGGCTCCTATCGCGACCCGAACCTCAAGGAGACTATAGAGGTCTTTGATAGCACAGCTGATTACCTTGAGAACTTCGCTGCCTCCGACAGGGAAATGACCAAGGCCATCATCGGCACCATCAGCGGCGTGGATACGCCCCTCACTCCCCAGATGAAGGGGGAGATGGCGGATAACTGTTACCTGCGTGGCATTTCCTATCTTGACCGCCAGCAGATGCGCACGGAAATCCTCACTACCCGCCAGGGGGATATCAAGGCATTGGCTCCGCTGGTGAGAGCCTGCATGAAGGAAAATGTGCTCTGCGTCTTCGGCGGGGAGCAGAAAATCAAGGAAAACAAGAAACTTTTCGGTGCTGTGGCACCGGCGCTCTGA
- the sdaAB gene encoding L-serine ammonia-lyase, iron-sulfur-dependent subunit beta: MHGVFDIVGPVMIGPSSSHTAGAARLGLMARKILGERAVRAEINLHGSFAQTYKGHGTDKALIAGIMGMEPDDMRLREALELAGRNGLSYDFKQVELQDAHPNTAVIYLVGETGRVARVRGASVGGGNILVTNIDGYEVELSGQYPALLTIHHDRPGIITKVTQILARYEMNIAFMRVSRQSRGETAMMIMELDDEPAADVVEECGQVPDVEMARAVPAV, translated from the coding sequence ATGCATGGTGTGTTTGATATTGTGGGGCCGGTGATGATAGGCCCCTCCAGCTCCCATACGGCAGGGGCTGCCAGGCTGGGGCTCATGGCGCGGAAGATCCTGGGCGAAAGGGCCGTGAGGGCGGAGATAAACCTGCATGGCTCCTTTGCCCAGACCTATAAGGGACACGGCACGGACAAGGCGCTCATTGCCGGCATCATGGGCATGGAGCCTGATGATATGCGCCTGCGCGAGGCGTTGGAACTGGCAGGCAGGAATGGCCTTTCTTACGATTTCAAGCAGGTGGAGCTTCAGGATGCCCACCCTAATACGGCAGTCATCTATCTTGTAGGTGAGACTGGGCGGGTGGCCAGGGTCAGGGGTGCCTCTGTAGGGGGCGGCAATATACTGGTCACCAATATTGACGGCTATGAGGTGGAGCTGAGCGGCCAGTATCCGGCGCTTCTGACCATTCACCACGACCGTCCCGGCATCATCACCAAGGTGACACAGATATTGGCCCGTTATGAGATGAATATCGCTTTTATGCGGGTGTCACGCCAGAGCCGGGGGGAGACTGCCATGATGATCATGGAGCTGGATGACGAACCGGCAGCAGATGTAGTAGAGGAATGCGGCCAGGTGCCGGATGTGGAAATGGCCAGGGCCGTGCCCGCCGTGTGA
- the dapA gene encoding 4-hydroxy-tetrahydrodipicolinate synthase, with product MKKPIFRGAGVAIITPYTEDGVNFEELGRIIDDQIENHTDAIVITGTTGESATMSVEEHKEAIKFAVEHTKGRVPVIAGTGSNETRIAVEFSKYAEEVGADALLVVTPYYNKCTQKGLIQHYTMIADSVNIPIILYDVPSRTGVSIQTSTYAELAKHPNIVAVKEANGDLSKILRLRAACGDDLVVYSGNDDQIVPILSLGGQGVISVLSNVAPKVTHDMCQLYFDGKVEESMKLQIEYTDLIDALFCEVNPIPVKVAMRKMGWNAGPLRMPLCEMEPAHEAQLEKALRNHGLIK from the coding sequence ATGAAGAAACCGATTTTCAGAGGCGCAGGCGTAGCAATCATCACCCCTTACACTGAGGATGGCGTTAATTTTGAGGAACTGGGCCGCATCATCGACGACCAGATTGAGAATCATACGGACGCCATCGTCATCACCGGCACCACTGGCGAGTCTGCTACCATGTCCGTTGAGGAGCATAAAGAGGCCATCAAGTTTGCGGTGGAGCATACCAAGGGACGTGTGCCTGTGATTGCCGGCACCGGCTCCAATGAGACCCGCATAGCGGTGGAATTCTCCAAGTATGCTGAGGAAGTGGGGGCTGATGCCCTGCTGGTAGTGACTCCTTACTACAACAAGTGCACCCAGAAGGGGCTGATCCAGCACTATACCATGATTGCAGACAGCGTGAATATCCCCATTATCCTTTACGATGTGCCTTCCCGCACGGGGGTTTCTATCCAGACTTCCACCTATGCTGAGCTGGCCAAGCACCCCAACATCGTGGCAGTGAAGGAAGCTAACGGCGACCTTTCCAAGATCCTGCGCCTCAGGGCAGCCTGTGGCGATGACCTGGTGGTCTATTCCGGCAACGATGATCAGATTGTGCCCATTCTCTCTTTGGGCGGCCAGGGAGTTATCTCCGTGCTGTCCAATGTGGCACCCAAGGTCACCCATGATATGTGCCAGCTCTACTTTGACGGCAAGGTGGAGGAATCCATGAAACTGCAGATTGAGTACACTGACCTTATTGATGCACTCTTCTGTGAGGTGAACCCCATTCCCGTGAAGGTGGCTATGCGCAAGATGGGCTGGAATGCCGGCCCGCTGAGGATGCCCCTCTGCGAGATGGAGCCTGCCCATGAGGCACAGCTGGAAAAGGCTTTGAGAAACCATGGGCTGATCAAGTAA
- the sdaAA gene encoding L-serine ammonia-lyase, iron-sulfur-dependent, subunit alpha, with product MINFNNLAELIAMATDKSMPMHEIVIAREMHTSLRNRENIIKEMTASWAVMQESIERGISNTEKSLSGLTGGDARRLSLYSEGKVRAPYLGRAALQAAAAAIGVNEVNAVMGRIVACPTAGSCGIVPAALYAARERGASEEKLVLSLFTAAGIGMVIDQNASIAGASGGCQAECGTAAAMAAGALVEIAGGSPEEVGEAVALSIKNLLGLVCDPVAGLVEVPCVKRNGFAVIEAMLAADMALAGIKSVIPVDEVIEAMDKIGRALPKSLRETSQGGLAVTPTARRIERSLYGQEK from the coding sequence ATGATAAATTTCAACAATTTGGCTGAGCTTATAGCCATGGCCACGGACAAGTCTATGCCCATGCATGAGATAGTTATTGCCCGGGAGATGCACACCAGCCTGCGCAACAGGGAAAACATCATCAAGGAAATGACTGCCAGCTGGGCGGTTATGCAGGAATCCATTGAACGGGGCATCAGCAATACGGAAAAATCCCTCAGCGGTCTCACAGGCGGCGACGCCCGGCGCCTTTCTCTCTACAGTGAGGGAAAGGTGCGGGCTCCTTACCTGGGGCGGGCAGCCCTGCAGGCGGCTGCTGCCGCCATAGGCGTAAATGAGGTCAACGCAGTGATGGGCCGCATTGTGGCCTGCCCCACGGCGGGTTCCTGCGGCATAGTGCCTGCAGCCCTTTATGCAGCCAGAGAAAGGGGAGCTTCTGAGGAAAAGCTGGTGCTGTCGCTTTTCACTGCGGCAGGCATAGGCATGGTCATAGACCAGAATGCCTCTATTGCCGGAGCTTCCGGGGGGTGCCAGGCTGAGTGCGGTACGGCGGCAGCTATGGCAGCAGGCGCCCTGGTGGAAATTGCCGGAGGAAGCCCGGAGGAAGTGGGGGAGGCGGTGGCCTTGTCTATCAAGAATCTCCTGGGACTGGTCTGCGATCCCGTAGCCGGCCTGGTAGAGGTGCCCTGCGTGAAGCGCAACGGCTTTGCGGTGATCGAGGCCATGCTGGCGGCAGATATGGCTCTTGCCGGCATCAAGTCTGTCATTCCCGTGGATGAGGTCATCGAAGCCATGGATAAGATTGGGCGGGCCCTGCCCAAATCCCTGAGGGAAACAAGCCAGGGGGGATTGGCGGTTACGCCTACGGCCAGGAGGATTGAGCGGAGCCTTTACGGTCAAGAAAAATAA